One stretch of Pseudomonas sp. NC02 DNA includes these proteins:
- a CDS encoding ferredoxin yields the protein METHPDWSHVPDHARHVFLCTGPRCTQRGALQLWKTLRRHLLQHNCIEKPGGVLLTRTHCQFPCNLGPIVTVYPDTCWYGVHNKDDVQRLVEVHLVGGEVVEDLLIKERP from the coding sequence GTGGAAACTCATCCGGACTGGTCCCACGTGCCTGACCACGCCCGTCACGTGTTCCTGTGCACTGGCCCGCGCTGTACGCAGCGTGGCGCGTTGCAACTGTGGAAAACCCTGCGCCGCCACCTGCTGCAACACAACTGCATCGAAAAGCCTGGCGGCGTACTGTTGACCCGCACCCACTGCCAGTTCCCGTGCAACCTGGGGCCGATCGTGACGGTGTACCCGGACACTTGCTGGTACGGCGTGCACAACAAAGACGATGTGCAACGGCTGGTGGAGGTGCATCTGGTGGGCGGCGAAGTCGTAGAGGATCTGCTGATCAAGGAGCGCCCATGA
- a CDS encoding ABC transporter substrate-binding protein, whose protein sequence is MKASWLLLGALLCAPSVLADSFRNCNQDWTAAHSPPSRIVALNQHAADLLLALDVGPALVGVAYLDDNGVAHRHGEYFGVPVIAPKYPSSEVLYAQKPDLVVGGFATAFGAGVTSRTGLAGNGVGSYLLESACDGHSLDYFGHIRNDLFTLGALVHKQPRARALSDAMDADLASAQALAGEGKPLSVFYLDSEVNGLDSEGRRGFVTTLVAAAGARNLFAGINQYRVTVSSETLLMSDPDVILLADALWSPASRKRQLLTTDPVLSRLRAVRENRMIDIPFTHLVPTANSGRVVLELARQFKQLAE, encoded by the coding sequence ATGAAAGCGTCGTGGTTGCTGTTGGGCGCCCTGCTCTGCGCGCCATCGGTATTGGCCGACAGCTTTCGCAACTGCAACCAGGATTGGACGGCCGCCCACTCACCGCCTTCGCGCATCGTGGCCCTCAATCAGCATGCGGCCGACCTGTTATTGGCGCTGGATGTCGGTCCCGCATTGGTGGGCGTGGCGTATCTGGATGACAACGGTGTGGCCCACCGACACGGCGAGTATTTCGGCGTGCCGGTGATTGCGCCCAAGTACCCGTCCAGCGAAGTGCTCTATGCGCAGAAACCGGATCTGGTGGTCGGTGGATTCGCCACTGCCTTTGGCGCCGGCGTTACTTCCCGCACAGGGTTGGCAGGCAACGGGGTTGGGTCGTATTTGCTGGAGTCGGCGTGCGACGGGCATTCGCTGGATTACTTCGGGCATATCCGCAACGACCTGTTCACCCTTGGCGCACTGGTGCATAAACAGCCACGGGCGCGGGCGTTGAGCGATGCCATGGACGCCGACCTGGCCAGTGCCCAGGCGCTGGCTGGTGAGGGTAAACCGCTGTCGGTGTTTTACCTGGACAGTGAGGTCAACGGGTTGGACAGCGAGGGTCGGCGTGGTTTTGTCACCACGTTGGTGGCGGCTGCTGGTGCGCGCAATTTATTTGCCGGGATCAACCAATACCGCGTCACCGTGAGCAGCGAAACCCTGCTGATGAGTGACCCGGATGTGATCTTGCTGGCAGATGCGCTGTGGTCACCGGCCAGCCGCAAACGTCAGTTGCTGACCACCGACCCGGTGCTGTCGCGTTTGCGGGCGGTGCGGGAGAACCGGATGATCGATATTCCCTTTACCCATTTGGTGCCTACCGCGAATAGCGGCCGAGTCGTGTTGGAGTTGGCGAGGCAATTCAAACAACTGGCTGAATAA
- a CDS encoding TonB-dependent siderophore receptor — translation MIRPYNTSVPSLLLGCLFSPLLLADDPPLELKQQIISAPSVESTTVADMAQYGSKVEIVTREQIERAGPAADVSRVMQMFIPGLYVAPKNGPFDYGTYSLLGGRNDDTLILLDGVRLNNRLYGGLYLDTLPANAIERIEVLKGGQSLLFGTQAVSGVINIVTRSPQTREASGEVNLGADTFGGTTGDARVEKIFNNGFGDLGLLAYVSRNASEGYQPFRNRDMKNVSDKKRSYEVTTFGTKAIQSFGDGTRLELFYQYADANLDFARPVDNHKTTNDRVQQIATATFEQTLNERLSYFVKGHINDWDTRYTRINNIEGGGTRAINHNDYWGFTDWGVQAEGKAVLPGEHVLVFGSDNQWFKGQDDVLIIDDNKAQAHALYTQLRPTIEALPNWHPSIGVRHEAMSGGDSATVGMLTSLYDLNDNWALRGQYGTAYKLPNAEQLFVNEDDEKGNRNLKPEKSRNAELGVDYKGSLLARDFSASVTLFKRKITDLITLDDIQWVNGQGQIQMRGFEADAKLQLNEQWSVQADMTRNLTESRAGVTINDIPGFFARSRVGYESADRLWGAGTAVRYIGDIVSSKKVEYGNYTVVDADAYRYLDNAHQHRVSLLVENLFDRDYVTSRASNVDNLGRPFTSEVRYTYRF, via the coding sequence ATGATTCGACCTTACAATACTTCCGTGCCCAGCCTGCTGCTCGGCTGCCTGTTCAGCCCCCTGCTGCTGGCCGACGACCCTCCCCTTGAGCTCAAGCAGCAGATCATTTCCGCACCGTCGGTGGAATCCACTACCGTGGCCGACATGGCCCAGTACGGCAGCAAGGTCGAGATCGTCACCCGCGAACAGATCGAACGCGCCGGCCCCGCCGCCGATGTGTCGCGCGTGATGCAGATGTTCATCCCCGGCCTGTACGTGGCCCCCAAGAACGGTCCGTTCGACTACGGCACCTATTCCCTGCTGGGCGGGCGCAACGATGACACGTTGATCCTGCTGGACGGCGTGCGCCTGAACAACCGCCTGTACGGCGGCCTGTACCTGGACACCCTGCCCGCCAACGCCATCGAGCGCATCGAAGTGCTCAAGGGTGGCCAGAGCCTGCTGTTCGGCACCCAGGCGGTGTCGGGAGTGATCAACATCGTCACCCGCAGCCCGCAAACCCGCGAGGCGTCCGGCGAGGTGAACCTGGGTGCCGACACCTTCGGCGGCACCACCGGCGACGCCCGGGTCGAGAAGATTTTCAATAACGGATTTGGCGACCTCGGCTTGCTGGCCTACGTCAGCCGCAACGCCTCCGAGGGCTACCAGCCGTTTCGCAACCGCGACATGAAAAACGTCAGCGACAAGAAACGCTCCTACGAAGTCACCACCTTCGGCACCAAGGCGATCCAGTCGTTTGGCGATGGCACGCGCCTTGAGCTGTTTTACCAGTACGCCGACGCCAACCTCGATTTCGCCCGCCCGGTGGACAACCACAAGACCACCAACGACCGCGTACAACAAATCGCTACGGCGACCTTCGAGCAAACCCTCAACGAGCGCCTGAGCTACTTCGTCAAAGGGCATATCAACGATTGGGACACGCGCTATACCCGCATCAACAATATCGAAGGCGGCGGCACCCGGGCCATCAACCACAACGACTACTGGGGCTTCACCGACTGGGGCGTGCAGGCCGAAGGCAAGGCCGTGCTGCCCGGCGAGCACGTGCTGGTATTCGGGTCCGATAACCAGTGGTTCAAGGGCCAGGACGATGTATTGATCATCGACGACAACAAGGCCCAGGCCCACGCGCTGTACACCCAACTGCGCCCGACTATCGAAGCCCTGCCGAACTGGCACCCGAGCATCGGCGTACGCCACGAAGCCATGAGCGGCGGCGACAGCGCCACCGTCGGCATGCTCACTTCGCTCTACGACCTCAACGACAACTGGGCCCTGCGCGGCCAATACGGCACTGCCTACAAACTGCCGAATGCCGAGCAACTGTTCGTCAACGAAGACGATGAAAAAGGCAACCGCAACCTCAAGCCGGAGAAGAGCCGCAACGCCGAACTGGGCGTCGACTACAAGGGCAGCCTGCTGGCCCGGGACTTCAGCGCCAGCGTCACGCTGTTCAAACGCAAGATCACCGACCTGATCACCCTGGACGATATCCAGTGGGTCAACGGCCAGGGGCAGATCCAGATGCGTGGTTTCGAGGCCGACGCCAAGCTGCAGCTCAATGAACAATGGAGCGTGCAGGCCGACATGACCCGCAACCTCACCGAGTCCCGTGCGGGTGTCACCATCAACGATATCCCGGGCTTCTTCGCCCGCTCGCGGGTCGGCTATGAATCGGCGGACCGCCTGTGGGGCGCCGGCACCGCCGTGCGTTACATCGGCGATATCGTCAGCTCGAAAAAGGTCGAGTACGGTAACTACACCGTGGTGGATGCCGACGCCTATCGCTATCTCGACAACGCCCACCAACACCGCGTGAGCCTGCTGGTAGAGAACCTGTTCGACCGCGATTACGTCACCAGCCGCGCCAGCAACGTCGACAACCTCGGGCGGCCGTTCACCTCCGAAGTACGCTACACGTATCGCTTCTGA